A genomic segment from Nocardiopsis sp. Huas11 encodes:
- a CDS encoding rhomboid family intramembrane serine protease produces MNRSRITAILTVAAMLAAMWVFEIFDSFMLRGGLDRELGLRSWDIDAPWTLLTAPLMHGNLAHLIGNSLPFLVLGSLVAFSGLSRFLLTTLIVAVVSGVGVWLFTAPPSITVGASGLVFGYFGYTVLRGIIERRTVDIVIMICVIIFYGTMIWGVLPQYPGVSWQAHLFGFMGGLLAAYLLPRREKKPRQINQWNNGAQGGYYAP; encoded by the coding sequence GTGAACCGCTCCAGAATCACCGCCATCCTCACCGTCGCGGCGATGCTCGCGGCCATGTGGGTCTTCGAGATCTTCGACAGCTTCATGCTGCGCGGCGGTCTCGACCGTGAGCTCGGGCTCCGCTCGTGGGACATCGACGCGCCCTGGACCCTGCTCACGGCGCCCCTCATGCACGGCAACCTCGCTCACCTGATCGGCAACTCACTGCCGTTCCTGGTCCTCGGATCGCTCGTGGCCTTCAGCGGCCTGAGCCGGTTCCTGCTCACCACCCTGATCGTGGCCGTCGTCAGCGGCGTGGGCGTGTGGCTGTTCACCGCTCCCCCCTCGATCACGGTGGGCGCCAGCGGCCTCGTCTTCGGCTACTTCGGCTACACGGTCCTGCGCGGCATCATCGAGCGCCGGACCGTCGACATCGTCATCATGATCTGCGTGATCATCTTCTACGGCACGATGATCTGGGGGGTCCTGCCCCAGTACCCCGGCGTCTCCTGGCAGGCGCACCTGTTCGGGTTCATGGGCGGCCTGCTCGCGGCCTACCTGCTGCCCCGGCGCGAGAAGAAGCCGCGCCAGATCAACCAGTGGAACAACGGCGCCCAGGGCGGCTACTACGCCCCCTGA